Proteins encoded in a region of the Haloarcula sp. CBA1129 genome:
- a CDS encoding restriction endonuclease has protein sequence MAVLDDISGFEFEDVMEDVFRNLGYENVRQADRTADEGRDVIMEEVVDGTRRAIIVECKHTGTVGRPVVQKLHSAIATFDFDGPKRGMVVTTGRFTNPAQEYADRLQQNDDPHPIDLLDGEDLREIADEIGLDLYNGRIEILCDETLRPYDPAADVDAPVMEAFRDIENIEAADLPDPHSSVTFRPVVAVTADTNAVFETSVGVIHRIDDRTRFVVHAERGQPQVVDEDVGTLVTENLHATVDLDAEQFGEVFDDVEERRFGQTQTEYKEWAVERLQQHHTTTVTYTGDNNVTYNKTCEPNRSDISVQSIEPVYLPEVRHTTDVQEYTYPYEYYAAGPSRVTAENGIHQCVHCDTSGVTETYTYCPNCGAIACSSHTKTERLEGEPVCTGCAVTERFALKTKYFYDEENLEAFREEYAAMPIHEKVMENKLLTAGGGVVTAVLLLLGILALGGVI, from the coding sequence ATGGCTGTACTGGACGATATCTCGGGGTTCGAGTTCGAGGACGTGATGGAGGACGTGTTCCGGAACCTCGGCTACGAGAACGTCCGCCAGGCCGACCGCACGGCTGACGAGGGTCGCGACGTCATCATGGAGGAGGTCGTCGACGGCACGCGGCGTGCGATCATCGTCGAGTGCAAGCACACGGGGACAGTCGGGCGGCCGGTCGTCCAGAAGCTTCACTCGGCGATCGCGACGTTCGACTTCGACGGCCCGAAACGCGGAATGGTCGTCACGACCGGCCGGTTTACGAACCCTGCTCAGGAGTACGCCGACCGCCTCCAGCAGAACGACGACCCACATCCAATCGATCTGCTCGATGGCGAGGACCTCCGGGAGATCGCCGACGAGATCGGCCTCGACCTCTACAACGGTCGCATCGAGATTCTCTGCGACGAGACGCTCCGCCCGTACGATCCGGCCGCCGACGTCGACGCGCCCGTCATGGAGGCGTTCCGCGACATCGAGAACATCGAGGCTGCCGATCTCCCAGACCCACACTCATCGGTGACGTTCCGCCCGGTGGTCGCGGTCACCGCGGACACGAACGCTGTCTTCGAGACGTCGGTGGGCGTCATCCACCGGATCGACGACCGGACGCGATTCGTCGTCCACGCCGAACGCGGGCAGCCGCAGGTCGTCGATGAGGACGTCGGGACGCTGGTCACCGAGAATCTCCACGCGACGGTCGACCTCGATGCCGAGCAGTTCGGAGAGGTGTTCGACGACGTCGAGGAGCGGCGGTTCGGGCAGACGCAAACGGAGTACAAGGAGTGGGCCGTCGAGCGCCTCCAGCAGCATCACACGACGACGGTCACCTACACCGGCGACAACAACGTCACGTACAACAAGACCTGTGAGCCGAACCGCTCGGACATCTCTGTCCAGTCGATCGAACCAGTGTACCTCCCGGAAGTTCGGCACACTACCGACGTCCAGGAGTACACCTACCCCTACGAGTACTACGCGGCAGGCCCGTCACGAGTGACCGCCGAGAACGGCATCCATCAGTGCGTCCACTGTGACACGAGTGGCGTCACCGAGACGTACACCTACTGTCCGAACTGCGGGGCCATCGCCTGCTCCAGCCACACCAAAACGGAGCGGCTGGAAGGCGAACCGGTTTGTACGGGCTGCGCGGTGACGGAACGGTTCGCATTGAAGACGAAGTACTTCTACGACGAGGAGAATCTCGAGGCCTTCCGCGAGGAGTACGCCGCGATGCCGATCCACGAGAAGGTGATGGAGAATAAGCTCCTCACTGCTGGTGGGGGAGTAGTTACGGCTGTTCTACTACTGCTTGGCATCCTCGCACTTGGAGGTGTAATCTGA
- a CDS encoding DUF6166 domain-containing protein, which yields MNGNVPMASSESVPVASPAQSHQDAAEYVGFRVDGQAVVLSLSEHRRLSLERSLDLVNHSPSGFEWGYSGSGPAQLACALLLDYYDDEQFAREHYIAFRNQVVSQLECDGAAACWHLPGEEIDAAMATLTDDVVALADGGRPSPTLPENWRAVSRPDRRVFQRADRDHYIVLGDGSDEWLVVLCSQGDRAYPAPLVHRTVVEEADVERVIQELAEESNDLIEPPEGEH from the coding sequence ATGAACGGGAATGTACCTATGGCCAGTTCGGAATCGGTTCCAGTCGCATCGCCCGCTCAGTCTCACCAAGACGCAGCCGAATACGTCGGCTTCCGCGTCGACGGCCAAGCCGTCGTCCTGAGCCTCTCGGAGCATCGGCGACTCTCCCTCGAGCGCAGTCTGGACCTCGTCAACCACAGTCCGAGCGGGTTCGAGTGGGGGTACAGTGGTAGCGGGCCCGCCCAGCTCGCGTGCGCGCTCCTCCTGGACTACTACGACGATGAGCAGTTCGCCCGTGAGCACTACATCGCGTTCCGGAATCAGGTGGTCTCACAGCTGGAGTGCGACGGTGCCGCGGCGTGCTGGCACCTCCCCGGTGAGGAGATCGACGCCGCGATGGCGACCCTTACCGACGACGTCGTCGCCCTCGCCGACGGCGGACGGCCGTCACCGACGCTCCCCGAGAACTGGCGAGCCGTCTCTCGCCCTGATCGAAGAGTGTTCCAGCGCGCTGATCGCGACCACTACATCGTGCTCGGGGATGGAAGCGACGAGTGGCTGGTCGTGCTCTGCAGCCAGGGTGACCGGGCATATCCTGCCCCGCTCGTACATCGGACAGTTGTCGAGGAGGCTGACGTGGAACGGGTAATCCAAGAACTCGCCGAAGAGAGCAACGACCTCATCGAACCCCCGGAGGGGGAGCACTGA
- a CDS encoding DUF6610 family protein produces MSLELSSSASTAREIAAARQADYVAFLHRAPFVVDAVDFGFLPGFREDCGYQEAQYQNLSLPVGMLDNDFRNPDLERFVDRFFEYEPQVGVIGDVDEIDDVDAHVAAAREIQASYPEAELIVVPKSQAVIDAIPENLVLGYSRGYADRLAHEFSDPADWRGQRVHILGGSPPKQLDTIRQLTRPTLTDEPPADIVGVDWNGLHRGAQFGEFWTADGWDDSGRDADHVTVRKTVRHSLARVREFWRVHGIWPETTPQDEGLEVEYEGPSPADLEDAACTECGTNVWRTRRGPYVAEYDTGAICGYCSYECYFSHRHRNNLEEIAGEQSVYLPPA; encoded by the coding sequence ATGTCCCTCGAGCTGAGCTCCAGCGCCAGCACCGCCCGCGAAATCGCCGCCGCCAGACAGGCAGACTACGTGGCGTTTCTGCATCGAGCCCCGTTTGTCGTCGACGCTGTCGACTTCGGCTTCCTTCCCGGCTTTCGCGAGGACTGTGGGTACCAGGAGGCGCAGTATCAGAACCTCAGCCTCCCCGTCGGGATGCTCGACAACGATTTCCGGAATCCCGATCTGGAGCGGTTCGTCGACCGTTTCTTCGAGTACGAACCTCAGGTCGGGGTCATCGGGGATGTCGACGAAATCGACGACGTCGACGCCCACGTCGCTGCTGCTCGCGAGATCCAAGCGAGCTATCCCGAGGCCGAGCTCATCGTCGTTCCGAAGTCCCAAGCAGTAATCGACGCGATACCCGAGAACCTCGTCCTCGGGTATTCACGGGGATACGCCGACCGCCTGGCCCACGAGTTCTCCGACCCAGCCGATTGGAGAGGCCAGCGCGTCCACATCCTCGGCGGGAGTCCGCCCAAGCAGCTCGACACCATTCGACAGTTGACCAGGCCGACACTCACGGACGAGCCACCAGCCGACATCGTCGGCGTCGACTGGAACGGGCTACATCGCGGCGCGCAGTTCGGTGAGTTCTGGACGGCCGACGGCTGGGACGACAGCGGTCGCGACGCCGACCACGTCACCGTGCGAAAGACGGTGCGACACAGCCTCGCTCGCGTCCGTGAGTTTTGGAGGGTCCACGGAATCTGGCCCGAAACGACACCGCAAGACGAGGGGCTCGAAGTCGAGTACGAGGGTCCGAGTCCTGCCGATCTCGAGGACGCCGCCTGTACCGAGTGCGGGACGAACGTCTGGCGAACTCGCCGCGGCCCGTACGTGGCCGAATACGATACCGGCGCTATCTGTGGATACTGCAGCTACGAGTGCTACTTCAGCCACCGTCATCGAAACAACCTGGAGGAGATCGCCGGCGAACAGAGCGTCTACCTCCCGCCGGCGTGA
- a CDS encoding ArdC-like ssDNA-binding domain-containing protein, producing the protein MSTTRDSSVSFDQTDTRSDEMNSTIEQWIDDLVAGVDDAQASEEFHEWLDVQSRFHDYSYRNTLLIKRQCPEASRVAGYRTWQEEFDRHVKEGESAIWIWAPIISKQCPECENSPSYHEDSDCEYDETPPEEWSEGLVGFKPAPVFDVSQTEGESLPDLDTEATGDAGDLVEQLTAAADDLGVTVRIVPTEEWTHGEAKGICEQLSLVDVQPLVEVRDRENEADLARTLIHEYAHALLHFDVDDDTERSKREVEAEAVAYVVGRYCGLDTSGSAFYLAAWESDDPEVVRERLGRISRTSEELIEVLEDIRS; encoded by the coding sequence ATGTCTACGACCAGAGACTCGTCGGTCTCCTTCGACCAGACCGACACGCGATCAGACGAGATGAACAGTACCATCGAACAGTGGATCGACGACCTTGTCGCCGGCGTCGACGACGCGCAGGCCAGCGAAGAGTTCCATGAGTGGCTCGATGTCCAGAGTCGTTTCCACGACTACTCCTACCGGAACACGCTCCTCATCAAGCGGCAGTGTCCCGAGGCGAGCCGGGTGGCGGGCTACCGGACGTGGCAGGAGGAGTTCGACCGCCACGTCAAGGAGGGTGAGTCGGCCATCTGGATCTGGGCGCCGATCATCTCCAAGCAGTGCCCGGAGTGCGAGAATTCGCCGAGCTACCACGAGGACAGTGACTGTGAGTACGACGAGACGCCGCCCGAGGAGTGGTCCGAGGGGCTCGTCGGGTTCAAGCCCGCGCCCGTCTTCGACGTCTCCCAGACCGAAGGCGAGTCACTTCCCGACCTGGACACGGAAGCGACCGGGGACGCCGGCGACCTCGTCGAACAGTTGACTGCCGCCGCTGACGACCTCGGCGTGACGGTGCGGATCGTTCCAACTGAGGAGTGGACCCACGGCGAGGCAAAGGGCATCTGCGAGCAACTGAGCCTCGTCGACGTTCAGCCGCTCGTCGAGGTGCGTGATCGGGAGAACGAGGCCGACCTCGCGCGAACGCTGATTCACGAGTACGCACACGCGCTGCTCCACTTCGATGTCGACGACGATACGGAGCGGTCGAAACGTGAAGTCGAGGCCGAAGCCGTCGCGTACGTCGTCGGGCGGTACTGCGGGCTCGACACCAGTGGGTCAGCGTTCTACCTCGCTGCGTGGGAGTCGGACGATCCCGAGGTCGTTCGCGAGCGCCTTGGCCGGATTAGTCGAACGTCAGAAGAACTTATTGAAGTTCTGGAAGACATTAGGAGTTAA
- a CDS encoding DUF4365 domain-containing protein, translating to MAKKRSSNQQLEQASRGELISRLDEFVVNSLDNDFGLDFQVTVTEQGEDGHQEVRSINFYIQLKASEEFEGDRATFDLTTDDLELYVETSQPVVLALYDDAADQFYWTVTQDYIWDTLNNETPGWREQDYNRIHVNKQNTFGDTDALKDAVVASQKRIIRRQNMGLGLGEGVNFSSADLGELDREINSSLLSFKGHSLIKSQELMQQGNMEEARETLIDVYNAPEKDEGKLKALVGLTHTYNSLEPEEAVTIIELSEEAIDLAQDLDIDGLEYYTKIHKHQSELFILLEKTEEILVSLKFQGEDTDAFFAYYFNETLIELLEEKIRIFGEINDALNQLVDRDHLYEFIVSLPIVLDYISNQIMRLTQLQIMDKAALGEEKHDHPLVKQCEQILDIVDDPEIRMLLGKSLGRYYYFTLEPEKAITYFTTGISGAEELGDEHTVEFLEELLDDVEDRPDPYEREEVSEEEVEEMSLSEYQEMATDMLEMQGIDLDADDEDRTTEAIRIGVKDINQTEYFRHCEHLRIRQLSTSPLGQWLSLYTLGTKMVWCKHGGAMESVNLELAFNGFKDRYCEGCEHHCPRPDDWEPNLSWWEEQAQDPELEEFLEKREDPWSQDSG from the coding sequence GTGGCGAAGAAGAGAAGCAGCAACCAGCAACTCGAACAAGCTTCTCGAGGAGAACTGATCTCCCGGTTAGATGAGTTTGTCGTCAATTCCTTGGATAACGACTTCGGGCTTGACTTTCAGGTTACGGTGACTGAGCAGGGGGAGGACGGCCATCAGGAAGTCCGGTCGATTAATTTCTACATTCAGTTGAAGGCATCCGAGGAGTTCGAGGGAGACCGGGCGACATTCGATCTTACGACCGACGATCTTGAACTGTATGTAGAAACATCACAGCCGGTTGTACTGGCGCTGTACGACGACGCAGCAGACCAGTTCTACTGGACGGTGACGCAGGACTACATCTGGGATACATTGAACAACGAGACACCCGGATGGCGGGAGCAGGATTATAACCGTATCCACGTCAACAAGCAGAACACGTTCGGGGATACGGACGCCCTGAAGGACGCTGTTGTTGCCAGCCAGAAGCGAATCATCCGACGTCAAAACATGGGGCTGGGACTGGGGGAGGGGGTCAACTTTTCGTCCGCGGATCTCGGTGAACTCGATCGGGAGATCAACAGCAGCCTGTTGAGCTTCAAAGGCCATTCCCTGATCAAGTCGCAGGAGCTCATGCAGCAGGGGAACATGGAAGAAGCGCGGGAAACGCTAATCGATGTCTACAACGCGCCGGAGAAGGACGAAGGCAAGCTGAAAGCCCTTGTCGGCCTCACCCACACATACAATTCACTGGAGCCAGAGGAGGCCGTGACCATCATTGAGCTCTCCGAGGAGGCCATCGACCTCGCCCAGGATCTGGACATAGACGGTCTCGAATACTATACCAAGATTCACAAACACCAGTCAGAGCTGTTTATCCTCCTTGAGAAGACCGAAGAGATACTGGTGTCGTTGAAGTTCCAAGGAGAGGATACGGATGCGTTCTTCGCGTATTATTTCAATGAGACCCTGATCGAGTTGCTTGAAGAAAAAATCCGTATCTTCGGCGAGATCAACGATGCGCTGAACCAACTGGTTGACCGTGACCACCTCTACGAGTTCATCGTCAGTCTGCCTATCGTGCTTGACTATATCTCCAACCAGATCATGCGTCTCACGCAGCTACAGATCATGGACAAGGCTGCGCTGGGCGAAGAGAAGCACGATCATCCGCTCGTGAAGCAATGCGAGCAGATATTGGATATCGTGGATGATCCGGAAATCCGGATGCTCCTCGGTAAGAGCCTCGGGCGGTACTACTATTTCACGCTAGAGCCGGAGAAGGCGATAACCTACTTCACCACCGGAATCTCGGGGGCGGAGGAACTCGGTGACGAGCACACTGTCGAGTTCCTAGAAGAGCTGCTGGACGATGTGGAGGACCGGCCGGATCCATACGAACGAGAGGAGGTGAGCGAGGAAGAGGTGGAGGAGATGAGTCTGTCGGAGTATCAAGAGATGGCAACGGATATGCTGGAAATGCAGGGGATCGACCTTGATGCGGATGATGAGGATCGCACGACGGAAGCGATTCGGATAGGAGTCAAGGATATTAACCAGACGGAATACTTTCGGCACTGCGAACACCTGCGAATCCGCCAGCTGTCGACGAGCCCGCTCGGCCAGTGGCTCAGCCTCTACACGCTCGGTACGAAGATGGTGTGGTGTAAACACGGGGGAGCAATGGAGAGTGTAAATCTGGAGCTGGCATTTAACGGGTTTAAAGATCGATATTGCGAAGGCTGTGAGCACCACTGTCCACGGCCAGACGATTGGGAGCCCAATCTGTCGTGGTGGGAGGAACAGGCACAAGATCCTGAGCTCGAGGAGTTCCTCGAGAAACGCGAGGACCCGTGGTCACAGGACTCTGGATAG
- a CDS encoding DUF6036 family nucleotidyltransferase: MRPTFGREYIENEFQRIGDELSEPLTVYLIGGGAMSLRDLKGATKDIDLVVPDGDAYGQLWAVLMDLGYGEVQSLDPDYRALGATSCVENDDGCRLDIFNQQVANKLVLTNGMQERSKPFLNLDRLTVRLVSNEDIFLFKAIAGRDDDIEDMNMLVQAGLDYDVVRDELEAQIERLGDDQFATFANEALVELEDRYGVTTPIEGRVQELTNRYYRGLEVLQALDEPMTVDELAAELELDTDKVHDRIAYLSTFDRVRRDGDTVRPVE; encoded by the coding sequence ATGAGACCAACATTCGGACGCGAGTACATCGAGAACGAATTCCAGCGAATCGGGGACGAGCTATCTGAACCGCTCACGGTCTACCTGATCGGTGGTGGCGCGATGTCGCTGCGTGACCTCAAGGGGGCGACGAAAGATATCGACCTGGTCGTCCCAGATGGCGACGCGTACGGCCAGCTGTGGGCGGTCCTGATGGACCTCGGGTATGGGGAGGTCCAGTCGCTGGATCCAGATTACCGGGCGCTTGGCGCGACGAGCTGCGTCGAGAACGACGACGGGTGTCGCCTCGATATCTTCAACCAGCAGGTCGCGAACAAGCTCGTGCTCACCAACGGGATGCAAGAGCGCAGCAAGCCGTTCCTCAATCTGGATCGACTGACGGTTCGGCTGGTCAGCAACGAGGATATCTTCCTGTTCAAGGCGATCGCAGGCCGCGACGACGACATCGAGGATATGAATATGCTCGTGCAGGCCGGCCTCGATTACGACGTCGTGCGGGATGAACTCGAAGCCCAGATCGAACGCCTGGGGGACGATCAGTTTGCCACGTTCGCGAACGAGGCCCTGGTCGAACTCGAGGACCGATACGGGGTGACCACGCCGATCGAGGGCCGCGTCCAAGAGCTCACGAATAGATACTACCGGGGGCTCGAAGTCCTCCAAGCACTCGATGAACCGATGACCGTCGACGAACTGGCCGCCGAACTGGAGCTGGATACTGACAAGGTTCACGACCGGATCGCGTATCTCTCAACGTTCGACCGGGTCCGTCGGGATGGCGACACAGTCCGTCCCGTGGAGTAG
- a CDS encoding MarR family transcriptional regulator has protein sequence MLRRIELEVLATVDRGDTISELATKLDHSESYLSRAVADLVEKGLVYTERDGRRKRVVPSDARAVELYQDLVRQHSHIEFPELLTGKALEVLYYLDQPRTVSEIADRSDNYRNTVNRVLKRFRDRGLVGTVDGHYEFNADFDRLHEFARELAHHLHRQRLESVAPKGTILWEDYDEFLAQAEMEIDAEAFHETGLARFAAFDLQFLLTGHRYYVYSEDLDAVSPAELCCHTLLIDDGSRHRSYCLLLLSHVDVDEADLREQAAKYGLEDEIDALLRYLETHGEVDDDRLPEWDEFQELAADYEVPLPQ, from the coding sequence GTGCTCCGGCGCATCGAACTCGAGGTCCTCGCCACGGTCGACCGCGGCGACACGATCTCCGAACTCGCGACGAAGCTCGACCACAGCGAGAGCTACCTCTCTCGTGCCGTCGCCGACCTCGTCGAGAAGGGGCTCGTCTACACGGAACGCGACGGCCGTCGAAAACGCGTCGTCCCGTCGGATGCTCGCGCCGTCGAGCTCTATCAGGACCTCGTCCGCCAGCACTCCCACATCGAGTTCCCCGAGCTGCTGACCGGCAAGGCACTTGAGGTGCTGTACTACCTCGACCAGCCGCGAACAGTCTCCGAGATCGCCGACCGGAGCGACAACTACCGCAACACGGTCAATCGCGTCCTCAAGCGGTTTCGCGACCGTGGGCTCGTCGGGACCGTCGACGGCCACTATGAGTTCAACGCCGACTTCGACCGCCTCCACGAGTTCGCCCGTGAACTCGCACACCATCTACATCGTCAACGCCTCGAATCCGTCGCCCCGAAGGGCACGATTCTCTGGGAGGACTACGACGAATTCCTCGCCCAGGCTGAGATGGAGATCGATGCGGAGGCGTTCCACGAAACCGGCCTCGCTCGATTCGCGGCCTTCGACCTCCAGTTCCTGCTCACCGGCCACCGCTACTACGTCTACTCCGAAGACCTCGACGCAGTCTCGCCGGCGGAGCTCTGCTGTCACACGCTGCTGATCGACGACGGCAGCCGCCACCGCTCGTACTGTCTCCTCCTGCTCAGCCACGTCGACGTCGACGAGGCGGACCTCCGAGAGCAGGCGGCGAAGTATGGCCTCGAAGACGAAATCGACGCCTTGCTCCGCTACCTCGAGACGCACGGCGAGGTCGACGACGACCGGCTCCCGGAGTGGGACGAGTTCCAGGAGCTGGCGGCTGACTACGAGGTGCCACTACCACAATGA
- the orc4 gene encoding DNA replication protein Orc4 has protein sequence MTPDSSPSSVDDPLFESGHRIFANKDLLKIGHVPEADRIVGRDEEISKLAKRLNGAVHGYSPENVMIYGKTGTGKSLVSKHVCQRAQNAAQDDVEIGTAYIDCAEDNTETQAISSLAAKLNDEPSTGITVPHTGLSTSKYYKLLWKTLDAQFDSVIIILDEIDLMNDDSVLMKLSRAEEAGKIDCSVGVIAISNKIQYVDNVNERVKSSFQHKELFFKPYDANQLREIMFNREDAFQDGVLSEDVIPLSAAFAAQEHGDARKAIDILRHAGEVAYEAGAEQVTEEHVRQAQQHAEKDRFRELVNGAPTQAKAALLALTELSVNSNDDAFLTSRVYDQYERICNHLDMDILSVRRFRDILKEQAFLGVVEIEKINKGSAGGIHLQNRLIEDPQVVRETILEDSRMQDWTRE, from the coding sequence ATGACGCCCGACTCTTCACCCAGTTCTGTCGACGATCCACTCTTTGAATCCGGGCATCGCATCTTCGCGAACAAGGATCTCCTGAAAATCGGCCACGTGCCGGAGGCTGACCGGATCGTCGGTCGCGACGAGGAAATCTCGAAGCTCGCGAAACGTCTCAACGGTGCTGTCCACGGGTACTCCCCGGAAAACGTGATGATCTACGGGAAAACTGGGACCGGTAAATCTCTCGTTTCAAAACACGTCTGTCAACGCGCTCAAAACGCCGCCCAGGATGACGTCGAGATTGGAACAGCGTATATTGACTGTGCTGAAGACAACACGGAGACTCAGGCGATCTCCTCACTTGCCGCGAAGCTGAACGATGAACCTTCGACTGGCATCACCGTTCCCCATACTGGCCTCAGTACGTCGAAATACTACAAACTCCTCTGGAAGACGCTTGACGCTCAATTCGATTCTGTAATCATCATCCTCGACGAGATTGATCTGATGAACGACGACAGCGTGCTGATGAAGCTCTCGCGCGCTGAGGAGGCGGGGAAAATCGACTGTAGCGTCGGCGTCATCGCGATCAGCAACAAGATCCAGTACGTCGACAACGTGAACGAGCGCGTGAAAAGCAGCTTCCAGCACAAGGAGCTGTTCTTCAAGCCATACGACGCCAACCAGCTCCGGGAGATTATGTTCAACCGTGAGGACGCCTTCCAGGACGGCGTCCTTTCCGAGGACGTGATTCCGCTTTCGGCGGCCTTCGCCGCGCAGGAACACGGCGATGCTCGGAAGGCGATCGACATTCTTCGCCACGCCGGGGAGGTCGCCTACGAGGCCGGGGCAGAGCAAGTGACGGAGGAACACGTCCGCCAGGCACAGCAGCACGCCGAAAAGGACCGGTTCAGAGAACTCGTGAACGGCGCACCCACGCAGGCGAAGGCGGCGTTGCTGGCGCTCACGGAACTGAGTGTCAACAGCAACGACGATGCGTTCCTCACGAGCCGAGTGTACGACCAGTACGAACGCATCTGCAACCATCTCGATATGGATATCCTCTCCGTTCGTCGGTTCCGCGACATCCTGAAAGAGCAAGCCTTCCTCGGGGTTGTCGAAATCGAGAAGATCAACAAGGGGAGTGCGGGCGGCATCCATCTCCAGAACCGACTCATCGAAGATCCCCAAGTCGTCCGCGAAACGATCCTCGAGGACAGCCGGATGCAGGACTGGACTCGCGAGTAG